CTAGTGTGGGGGTTTTCCGCTTTTTGCATGAAGAATGAAAGCCCCGTTTACACTAGGTGAAAGACCAGATATACTTCTTATCATAGGCGATGGAAGATAACCTGACATCAAAGCAGATGGGGGGAGAGACTCATGTCACTCTCGGTATTCACGACATATGATTTTTTGCTAAAACTAGGAGTTGCACTATTTCTAGGCTTGATGATTGGTATGGATCGGCAGCTCAAGCACAAGCCGCTGGGTGTAAAAACCAGCATGGTTATTTCGGTTGCGAGCTGTCTCATTACGATTGTCTCGATTGAATCCGTGCATCGGTTCTCCTTGCCCGGACACACAAATATGGACCCATTGCGCTTGGCTGCTCAAATTGTGAGCGGAGTAGGTTTCCTTGGGGCTGGTGTTATTCTACGCCGGAGTAATGATGTCATTTCAGGTTTGACCACAGCATCGATGGTTTGGGCGGCTTCTGGACTTGGGATTGCAGTGGGAGCAGGATTTTATTTTGAGGCAGTGACCGCGACGATCCTCATTATTTTGGCGATTAATTTGTTCCCGATCATTCTTCGTTGGGTTGGTCCAGAATCACTCAGACAAAGAGATTTGTCGATCAAGATTGTGGTCGAAGGCGGGGGCGATTTGGATTTGGTGTTCAAGCAAATTAAGCACCTCGAACTGCAAGTGAAGCGGGTGAAGGTCAAAGACTTGGACAATAGTCTGCAAAAGCTGGAAATGATGATTACGGCATCGGAAAACACGTATACAACGGATATTTACAGTCTGCTGAAAGCGGTAGATCATGTCATTTCGGTAGAAGTAGAAAGCAGATAAAAAGGAATACTAGAAGACGGGGGCCATGTGTGGCTTTCGTCTTTTTTAGTTGCTGTCGTGAGGGAAGAAGCGCATTTCCAGTCTACGCTTCGGCCTACGCCCCGCAAGGAGGATTGACTGCACGCTTCGGAATAAATGGCGGGAGCGCTTCAAACGTAGAGTTTCGAGGAAGTCTCTCATAAGTGAAGCTGAAATTCCCCGCCATTTATTCCTGCGCTGGGTTGGGCTTCAGAGGCGCTTGGACTGGAAATGCGCTTCTTCTACGCGGCTTTTTGTTTCCACATTTGAAAGTGAACTCATGGAGTCCCCCTGAATCGCTTACAAAACGTTGTAAAAGCTCCTACTACACAT
The window above is part of the Brevibacillus antibioticus genome. Proteins encoded here:
- a CDS encoding MgtC/SapB family protein, producing the protein MSLSVFTTYDFLLKLGVALFLGLMIGMDRQLKHKPLGVKTSMVISVASCLITIVSIESVHRFSLPGHTNMDPLRLAAQIVSGVGFLGAGVILRRSNDVISGLTTASMVWAASGLGIAVGAGFYFEAVTATILIILAINLFPIILRWVGPESLRQRDLSIKIVVEGGGDLDLVFKQIKHLELQVKRVKVKDLDNSLQKLEMMITASENTYTTDIYSLLKAVDHVISVEVESR